TTTGGTTGGAGCAGACTTGGAGCAGATGGGCAAGATTTCTTCACATCATATGATGAGGTTTATGATAGTTTTGATGCAATGGGATTGCAAGAGAACCTCCTTAGAGGAATCTATGCTTACGGTATGTCAGATAAGATATATTTTCTCTCTGAAATTCAAATTTATCAAGTCTGTCTTTAATAGGCAGTACATGCAACTTGCCTATTTGCCATGTCTATGGATTAGCCTggcaaaaaaaatcatcaagtgatttttagttttgtttttaaacatTTGAGGATGTGTATGCGCATGCACAGGCACACACGTTTACCCGCACTTATTATTGTGCCCTGCTACATTTCACATTGAGTATGTGAAGTATTATAAAGGTGAAGGAATATGATAAAGgtttacttataaataaataaaaagtatgaTAAAGGTGCATTTAGTGTCAAGTCCCACATTGGTTCCTTACCGGGTAGAACTTGGTTTTATAATGATTTAAGGAGCATCAATTGTAGCTTTGACAaattcttttggagtataagcctAGATGTCCTTGGGTTTTCCTCACATTGTTATACTTAAACTTGCACTGCATTCCTATTTCTTTTGTATATAACAGCTCTGTGATTACATTCAGTTTGTCTGGCAATATCCTCTGATTTGCCTTGTTCTTACCTAGAACTTCTTCAGGAGTTGTTTTATTAGTTCATGGTGTATATAATTGTACATGCAATGGGTGATGCGAGTTTCATGTGAAGTGAAGTTTATGCTATATTTGAAACTTCTTTTCTCTAATATGTACTCCGAGACTTGACTTCAATCTTGTGGTGACATAGAAAGATGATACATGGATCAAACTTCTTTGTAGGTTTTGAGAAGCCCTCTGCAATTCAGCAAAGGGGGATTGTTCCTTTCTGTAAAGGACTTGATGTGATTCAACAAGCACAGTCTGGAACTGGGAAAACTGCTACTTTTTGCTCCGGTATCTTGCAGCAGCTTGATTATGGCTTGGTCGAATGCCAGGCCTTGGTTCTTGCTCCCACTAGGGAGCTTGCACAACAGATTGAGAAGGTCATGCGGGCCCTTGGTGACTATTTGGGTGTCAAGGTTCATGCCTGTGTTGGTGGAACAAGTGTTCGTGAGGATCAACGAATTCTTTCTGCTGGGGTCCATGTTGTTGTTGGTACCCCTGGTCGTGTCTTTGACATGCTTCGCAGGCAATCACTGCGCCCTGATTACATTAGGATGTTTGTGTTAGACGAAGCGGATGAAATGCTTTCACGAGGCTTTAAGGATCAGGTCCTtgctttattttcatataaatctcttCTTTTTGCGCTTTCTTGAATTATTAGATAGAAATCTGAGTCTAAGGTTTTAATAATTGTATTGTTGCATACAGTATTCAGGGATCCTACTTCATTCATGATGGAGGGAAAATATTTTACCATTACATGCTAGTTTTCAGAATTAACTTGTGTTGGCATTTGGTACTCTTATTCATTTCAGGCATGTGTGCAGGGCCCTTTCAAGCTGGAATTTTGTACCACTGTATTAAAAGATCTGTTTTTACTTTGTACAAATGCTAGCTGGTTTGgtaatttctttttctaacaTTCTCGGTTGGCGTCTTCTAGATCTATGATATCTTCCAGCTGCTGCCACCTAAAATTCAGGTTGGGGTTTTCTCTGCCACAATGCCGCCTGAGGCTCTTGAGATTACCAGGAAATTCATGAATAAACCTGTAAGGATTCTGGTTAAACGTGATGAGCTCACCCTTGAGGGTATTAAGCAATTCCATGTTAATGTAGACAAGGAGGAATGGAAGCTTGAGACACTTTGTGATCTTTATGAAACCTTGGCAATCACCCAAAGTGTCATCTTTGTGAACACAAGGCGCAAGGTTGATTGGCTGACAGACAAGATGCGCGGCCGTGACCATACAGTTTCTGCCACCCATGGAGACATGGATCAAAATACAAGAGACATCATCATGCGGGAATTCAGGTCTGGGTCCTCTCGTGTTCTCATCACTACTGATCTCTTGGCCAGGGGTATTGATGTCCAGCAAGTCTCTCTTGTGATCAATTATGATCTTCCTACTCAGCCAGAGAACTACCTCCATCGAATTGGTCGTAGTGGGCGGTTTGGAAGGAAGGGTGTTGCCATCAATTTTGTGACCGCAGATGATGAGAGGATGCTCTTTGACATCCAGAGGTTCTACAATGTGGTGATTGAGGAGCTGCCAGCAAATGTTGCCGATCTCCTTTGAGGCAGTTTTAGCTTGGCGTTGTTAATGGTTTTTATCTGGAAGCCATTATTGATAAGTCTTTTTCCGGGACTAGGGCCTTTGTTGGTTCTTTCATGGGTTGAAATCAGGGTTTTTGGCTCTTTTGCATGGTGATATGGGCGCCTATTCCCATTTTGGGTGTAAAAGAATCATCCATAGTTGCAAATTTTGTTGAGTTTGCTATGTATTCTTATTTCAAAATGAATTGCAGTTGTAATTTGGATTGGCCTTGTCTTGATCTAATATTAATTAGGTTTATGTGTGAGAGGGAATGTTATGTAGATTTGAATCATGATATGACTTTGTTGGGATACTGATCTTGATCTAGTATCTCTTCAAGCTGTTTGCTAATGTATCTATTCTCTCTCCGTGTCTGTTTGAAGATTGCTAATTCTTCTGTGCTCAAACTGGAGGATGAATCCGTTTCTATGTTTCAACTGCTGTTTCTCTTTCAAAGATCGAATTTGATTCGTTTTGGGGTAGATGTACCTGTGTTTTTGCCGCATTTTACCCCCAGAGATTGCATCAGTCTTTATAAAATGTGCGGTACATGCTATTTGGTGGGGGGATTATCAACGGTCTAAAGTGTtcatggtctctctctctctctctctctctctctcttatgggCTATATAGTCTTGTTTGTTTTTgcagatgagttgaaataaaaattgaaagttaaataaaatatttttagaatatatgtAGATTTTTTGTTGGGACAAAAAAGTAGAGCTAGGATATTTTAGGAACTTTAATCTAATTCCAATCATTACATAAGAAGTTGTAACcaaagaaaagaataagaatatctCTCTCATCCGCATACTCATTTCCTTTGGAATAAGAATACTCATATATTCGTGTATGAAATGGAGCCGTAGCCATTAGTTGAAATGGAAGAAGATAGAATCAACTCAAGTAATTTTCCTACCCATTAGTTTGGTTGCCTAGAATAAAAACTTTGAATATGTAATCCATATTTTGGTACAattcaatacacaaattaatagaTTCACATTGCAATCAAATTTCTTAAATCACCcttgttatatataattctataacCTTGTTGACTACTCCcaatagttgttttatattatcttttaaaatatattaccaaaattcaatttttctattttacatactaacttatactatatattagtttatatattttttttatatatcattttaaaatatttttttaatattttacccAAATGAGAGA
This is a stretch of genomic DNA from Carya illinoinensis cultivar Pawnee chromosome 15, C.illinoinensisPawnee_v1, whole genome shotgun sequence. It encodes these proteins:
- the LOC122296317 gene encoding eukaryotic initiation factor 4A-15-like, producing MASAAPEGSQFDARQFDAKMSELLGADGQDFFTSYDEVYDSFDAMGLQENLLRGIYAYGFEKPSAIQQRGIVPFCKGLDVIQQAQSGTGKTATFCSGILQQLDYGLVECQALVLAPTRELAQQIEKVMRALGDYLGVKVHACVGGTSVREDQRILSAGVHVVVGTPGRVFDMLRRQSLRPDYIRMFVLDEADEMLSRGFKDQIYDIFQLLPPKIQVGVFSATMPPEALEITRKFMNKPVRILVKRDELTLEGIKQFHVNVDKEEWKLETLCDLYETLAITQSVIFVNTRRKVDWLTDKMRGRDHTVSATHGDMDQNTRDIIMREFRSGSSRVLITTDLLARGIDVQQVSLVINYDLPTQPENYLHRIGRSGRFGRKGVAINFVTADDERMLFDIQRFYNVVIEELPANVADLL